A segment of the Chryseobacterium scophthalmum genome:
CGAATCCTGCTCTCCCCACATTTTATGTTAAAAATAATTAAAAAAAAGTCTTGCAGGTTCGAAATAAATTTTCTAGATTTGCACACCGTTAACCAATAGTTTTGGAAACAAAATTGCGAAAGTAGCTCAGTTGGTAGAGCGTCAGCCTTCCAAGCTGAATGTCGCGAGTTCGACCCTCGTCTTTCGCTCAAATTTCACATCATATTAGGCGTGATTTTTTTAACAGCTGTCACAGCGCAGAGTAGAATTTCTCTGAAAGCGTACAGTTTTATTTTTAAATTGCCTCCGTAGCTCAGCTGGCTAGAGCAGCTGATTTGTAATCAGCAGGTCGTGGGTTCGAGTCCCTCTGGAGGCTCAATTTAATATAAAATATCTGGGGAGATTCCAGAGTGGCTAAATGGGACTGACTGTAACTCAGTTGCTTCGGCTTCGTAGGTTCGAATCCTGCTCTCCCCACGTTTTATATTAAAAAAAGTCTTGCAATTTTTAAAGGTTTTCCTTAAGTTTGCACAGCGTTTACCAATAATTTTGGAAACAAAATTGCGGAAGTAGCTCAGTTGGTAGAGCGTCAGCCTTCCAAGCTGAATGTCGCGAGTTCGACCCTCGTCTTCCGCTCAACAAAAATCATACTCTATAGTGTGATTTTTTTGTTTAGGCCGACTTAGCTCAGCGGTAGAGTGCTTCCTTGGTAAGGAAGAGGTCACGGGTTCAAGTCCCGTAGTTGGCTCACTTTTTATCCCGATTTCTTCGGGATTTTTTTTGTCTTAAACTTTAGATATAAAAAAGCATTTCAATTTCTAATATCCTTTTAAAATAAGCAAAACCTTTTTCAAATTAAAGTTTAATATTATTTTAATCAATCATAATATAAGGTTTAAAAGACTTTAGAAAGAAGTCTTTAGGAAATCTGAAAATTAAACTTAAAGGTTGTATCAAATCAATTCCATCAAATAATCCTGAAATTTTCATTAAATTCGTTATAAATATTTCTTGATGAACATTCTCTTATTAGAAGACGACCTTATTCTCTCTGCAGAGTTGAGTAAATTTTTAGAATCAAATCAATTTACATGTGATAAAATTTATGACGGCGAAACTTTTCTCCGCCAGATAAAGAATAATGTGTACGATTTATATCTTTTAGACATTAATGTTCCAAAAATTAACGGATTGGATGTTTGTCAGACCATTCGTTCTTTCGATAAAAATACGCCGATCATTATTATTTCGGCTTATGGAGATATTTCCGATAAGAAAGATGCTTTTACGAGATTGGCAGATGATTATTTGGTGAAACCTTTTCAGTTTGAAGAATTATTGCTTAGAATGAACTCACTTTTAAGAAGAAAAGTTCCTTCTGACAATATAGATTTAGATATTATAAGGATAGATGATTTAATTATCAATAAAACCGAACAAAAAGTTTTCCGTGCAGGAAACGAAATTGCTTTAACTTTAAAAGAATTTCAGCTTCTTGTTTATCTTGCAGAAGCGCAGGGAAGAACGGTTTCTAAACAACAGATCACCGAAAATGTCTGGGAACATAATTTTAACACCAATACCAATACGGTAGAAGTTTACATCAATTTTTTAAGAAAAAAAATCGACAAAGAATATAAAGTAAAGTTGATTCACACCAGATCTGGTTTTGGTTATTACCTAAATCCTTTATAATGTAACCAACAACTAACAACTCACAACTAAAAACCATCTGAATGTCTTTAAAAAGGAAGATTGCGCTTACGTTAAGTGTTTCGTTTTCGCTGCTTTTTGGGGTTGTTTTAATCATTATTTATATTTCGTTTAATGATTTCCGCAGGGAAGAGTTTAAAGACCGATTTGTAAGGCGATTAGGATTTACCACCAATTTTATTTCAAAATCTAAAAATTTTGAGAACGAAGCGCCTATCTTTTTTAATGAAAATTCAGATAATTTCCTTCTTAATGAAACGATTTTAATTTTCAACGGCCAAAAAGAGCTTATTTATAGTACGATAAAAGATCAGAAAGTAACCTGGAGCAAAGAACTTCTTACCGAGCTCGACAAGAAAAAAGATATTTATAATGAAGAAACCGTTCCTGAAGTTTATGCTGCTTTAAAAAACATCAACGGAGAAAATTATTACATTCTCACCAGTGCTTATGATACCAACGGAAAATCAAAGCTTGAATATCTAAAATATCTTTTAATTACCGCTTTTATCACCTGTACTTTGCTGATCGGATTTTTCAGTTATTATTTTATGGGAAAATTTCTTCAGCCTTTGGAAGATTTGAACAAAGAAATTTCTGAGGTCACGGCTCATAAACTGACAACACAAATTCCGGTAGAGCAGTCTCATGACGAAATCAGCATTTTAGCAAATTCATTTAATACAATGATTGTACGATTGAATGATGTTTTTCAGTCCCAAAAAGATTTTACGGCAAGTGCATCCCATGAAATCAGGACTCCGATTACAAGAATGGCTTTTCAGCTGGAAAATTTAATTAAATTAGAGCAACATTCTCCTGAAACTCTTTCCGCTTTGAAACAGATGTTGAAAGATGTTTACCAATTATCTGATCTTACAAATTCATTGTTGTTGCTCACAAAATTCGATAAAGAGAATATTCAGAGTATTTATGAAGAAGTAAGAATAGATGAAGTAATTTTTGAATCTTTCGACCGTGTACAGAAAAGTTATCCCAATCTTAAAATGGATTTCTTAATTTCTGAAGAAACGCAGGAAAATGCTTTTCTTACAATTAACGGAGTTCAGTCACTTTTAGATATTGTTTTTATTAATTTATTAAAAAATGCTGCGGTATATTCTGATAATGCTGATGTGAAAATTCTGATAACCGAAAATGAAACTCATCTCTCAGTAGATGTGTTTTCAGAAGGGAATACTATTTCAGAAGAAGAGCAGCCGAAACTTTTTGAAGCTTTCATGCGCGGGAATAATTCTCAAAATATTTCCGGTTCCGGTCTTGGACTGCGAATTGCAAAAAGAATTTTAGAATATCATAATGCAAATATTCAATACAATTCTCCTTTTGAAAATATGAACAAGTTTAGTGTGATTTTTAATAAATAAGATTTTAAAAGTATTGAAAGTATCTTTTAAGGTTTAAATCTTTTTATTTTTATTTTCTCGCAGATTAAACAGATTTCGCAGATAAGAGATGTTAAAAAAAAATCTGCTTAATTTGGTCAATCTGCGAGAGTATTTTATCATTCAATTTTAAAATAAATTCTGTGAGATCTGTGGAAAAAATTATAAACCATTAAGATTTATTAAGGAGTTAAGAATATTAAGCTGAGCTTGCTTTAAGTATTTATCATTTTAAAATCTATTTGATTTTTCTTAATAAAACTTAACTTCTTAAATTCCCTTAATGGTTCCAAATTAATAGTTCAGAAAATATTTTCATTCCCTCCCAAAAACAAATTTAATTTTTTTTTAAGCCTCCTTTAAGTTCGTTTTAATCGAGCAACCGCACTTTTGTCATCAAAATTGAGAGAATGAACAAAATTGCAGGACTGTTCGTGGTGATTTCTTCGATGATATCAGCGCAGCAGCAAATGTCGCTTTTGGAGTGCGAAAATGCCTTTCAGCAAAACAATCTTCAGCTTCTTGCTGAGCAATACAGCATCAATATGGCAGATGCAGATATTTTGCAGGCGAAAATCTGGGAGCTTCCGCAGATGAGTGGCTATATCAATGCTTACAATCCCCAAGACAAAAGAGTTTTGGATGCAGGAAGAGCAAAAGGTTTCGAAGTTACCCAACTGATCTATATGGGTGGGAAAAAGAAAAACGAGATCGCTTTTGCAAAATCTAATAAAGAATTGGCTCAATTACAGTTTTCACAGCTTTTGGTTGAGTTGAGAACTCAGCTTCACACCAATTATTACAATCTTTATTATGAAAAACTCAAGCTTGAAAATACCAATAAGCAATTAGGGTATATGAACGATCTTTTGAAAGCGTACAAAGTGCAGTCTGCAAAAGGAAATGTTTCGCTGAAAGATGAGGTGAGGCTTCAAAGTATCGTTATTCAGTTGAATAATGATAAAGTAAATATCAACAAAAATCTTTTGGAGTTTGAGCAGAATCTTAAAGTTCTTACCGGAATTACTGAAAATATAGAGCCTGAGATTTCTGATGAAGAAGCGAAGTTGGTCTTAACGGCACAGCCTTTCGGTGATGATGATGAGTTGAAAAGAAAAGCACTAGAAAACAACGCCGATTATTTATTCATTTTAAAGCTGATTGATAATTCTAAATTATACGCGCAGTGGCAAAAATCATTGAATGTTCCTGATTTGAATGTTGGTGCAGAATATGATCAGGCTTCCGGAACTTTTAATAATGAAATTAATTTGAAGGTCGGAATTCCCATTCCATTGTGGAAAAGCAATAAAGGGAATGTAGAAAAAGCCAATTATGCCATTAAGCAGAATCAGAAAAATGCAGAATTCCAAAAACTCAATTTAGAAACAAAAGTGCAGTCTGCTTTTCAAATCTGGAAAACCCAATACGATCAGTTAGCCGAAATAAAATCTACCGACTTAAGTAATCTTGATCTTGTCTATGATGGAATGCTTAAAAATTTCAGAAACGGAAACATTAGTTTAATTGAGTTTACAGATTTCATGGAAAGCTATCGTCAAACCGCACTTCAGATCTATGATATGAAAAACGATTTGATGAAATCTGCCATTCAGCTTAATCAATTAGTACAAACCAAAATTTTCTATTAAATATAAAATTTCTGCAGTCTTTGCTAAGTGAAATCGAAGATTCGACGTAAGTCAAACGCCTTTGCGAACTTAAAAACGGCATGTTATTTAAAAAAAATCTTTGCGCCCTTTGCGTTTTAATAATAATCTACAATGAAAAAAATAATTATACCCTTATTTTCAGCTTTGCTTTTATGGTCATGCTCAAAGCCTGAAATTGCAAAAACTCCCGAGCCAAAAGGTTTTGAACTGAGCAATACAATGCTCGAATCAATTTCCACAGCAAAAGTTGAAAACAAAAATATAGAAGATTCTTACAGCTTTTACGGTAAAATCTCTGCCGACAGAAATTCCTACATCGATGTTTTTCCGTTGGTCGGAGGAAATGTAATGAGTGTGAATGTGGAATTGGGAGATTATGTAAGAAAAGGTCAGGTTTTGGCGACGATAAGAAGTACAGAATTGGCAGAAGTACAAAAAGATGTAAGCGATGCAAGAACAGATTTACAGGTTGCTAAAAATAATCTTCGTGTTGCAAGGGAAATGTATGAGGGAAAACTGAATACGGAAAGAGATGTTCTGGAAGCAAAAAGCCAGCTTCAGAAAGCAGAAGACCAAATGCAGAGAGCATCTGCAGTAAGTACGGTTTACAATGTGAAAAACGGAAATATTTATAGTGTTTTGGCACCAATCAGCGGTTATATTGTTCATAAAGACATCAATAAAGATATGCAGTTGAGAAGTGACAGAAGCGAAAATATTTTTGATGTTGCCAATACAACAAATGTTTGGGCAATTATGAACATCAACGAAGCTGATATTGACAAAATAAGTCTTGGAATGCCCGCTCAGGTTTCCACATTATCTTATCCGGATAAAGTTTTTGACGGAAAAATTGATAAAATATTTAAAATTATCGATCCTGAAACCAATGCGATGCAGGCAAGAGTTGTTCTGGATAACGCCAATGGATTGTTGATTCCCGATAGTAAAGCAACAATTAAAGTTTCAAAATCTGAAAATAAAATGGCGCTTTCTATTCCTTCAAAAGCTGTGATCTTTGATGATGACAGAAGTTATGTTGTCGTTTTTAAATCGAGAACTGATGTGAAGATTAAAGAAATTCAGGTTTTAAAACAGCTTGGAGAGGTTACTTATGTTTCTGAAGGACTTAAAGAAGGTGAAAATGTAATTACCAATAATCAGTTGTTGATCTATCGTTCTCTAAAAAATTAATTTGATTTAAACCATTGAGATATTTTGAAATAGTAAGCGATTATAATTAACCGATTATTTAACCAAACTAAGGAATCTTTTGATGTGCCTTAAGTCAGCTTTACCATTCATTTTCTTAATGGTTTTTAAATCATTAGATAAAATTAAACACTTAGTTATTAGTCTAATATCTAAAGTCTAACATCTAATTTCTATCATGAATAAATTCATAAAAAATATAATATCGTTTTCACTTAAAAATAAGGCTTTTACCTTTATTTGGGTGGCGATTTTGGCGGTTGCAGGGTTTATAAGTTTCAAAAACATGCCGATCGAAGCTTTTCCCGATGTTACCAATACCCAGATTGTAATCATTACCCAATGGGATGGTAGAAGTGCCGAAGAAGTCGAACGTTTTGTGACGACGCCGATTGAACTAGCGATGAGCCCGGTTCAGAAAAAAACTAGTGTTCGAAGTACCACCATGTTTGGTCTTTCTATTGTTAAAATTCTGTTTGATGACGGAGTTGATGATATGTTTGCCCGAAATATGGTCAACAATCAGCTTCGAAATGTAAGTCTTCCTGAAGGTATTGATCCCGAAGTACAGCCTCCTTACGGACCGACCGGAGAAATTTTCAGATATACTTTAGAAAGCAAGAAAAAAGATTCCCGTGAGCTTCTTACTTTACAGAATTGGGTGATCGACAGAGCGCTTCGTGGTGTTCCAGGAGTTGCAGATATCAATGTTTTTGGAGGTCAGGATAAAGTTTTTGAGTTGAGTATCGATCCGAGAGCTTTAGATAAATACAATTTAACGCCGTTGCAGGTTTATGAAGCCGTGACGAAAAGTAATCTAAATGTCGGTGGAGACGTTATCGAAAAAAACGGACAAGCCTATGTTGTACGAGGAATTGGTTTGGTACAGTCGATAGAAGATATTGGGAATATTACCATTCATAATGATAGCGGAAACCCAATTTTGGTAAAATATGTTGCTGAGGTACACGAAAGTTCACGACCTAGAGTAGGGCAGGCTGGATTAAACAATCAGGATGATACTGTAGAAGGAATTGTCGTGATGCGAAAAGGTGAAAATCCGCGTGAAGTTTTGGTAGGTGTGAAAGCTAAAATTAAAGAGCTTAACGAAAAAATTCTTCCCAAAGATGTAAAAATGGTCACTTTCTACGACCGTGATAATCTGATGGATTTTACGACAGAAACGGTGATGCACAATCTGATGGAAGGAATCATCCTTGTTACGGTGATTGTTTTGATCTTTATGGCAGATTGGCGAACGACTTTAATTGTTTCGATCATCATTCCTTTGTCGTTGCTTTTTGCGTTTTTATGTTTAAAAATGGCAGGAATGAGCGCCAATTTATTATCATTGGGAGCCGTCGATTTCGGAATTATCATTGACGGAGCCGTCGTCATGGTCGAGGGGATTTTTGTCATGCTCGACCATAAAGCTAAAAAATACGGCCCTGAAAGATTCAACAAAATGGCAAAAGCAGGTTGGATCAAACAAACCGGAACCGGTTTAGGAAAAGCCATTTTCTTTTCAAAATTAATTATCATTACTTCATTAATTCCGATTTTCTCATTCCAGAAAGTGGAAGGTAAAATGTTTTCACCTTTGGCGTTTACCCTTGGTTTTGCCTTGTTAGGTGCTTTGATCTTTACCCTGACTTTAGTTCCTGTTTTAACGCATTTATTGTTAAATAAAAATGTAAAAGAAAAGAACAATCCATTTGTAAATTTCTGGGACAGAATTGTACTGAAAGGTTTCAGCTTTACATTTAAACATAAAAAACTAAGTTTAATTGCAGCGATTTCGTTTATGGCGGTTGCTTTATTTTCAGGGAAATTTTTGGGAACAGAATTTTTACCTCAATTAAATGAAGGTTCACTTTGGATCACTGCAGAAATGCCGATGAGCTCCTCTTTAAAAGAATCTTTGAAGACAGCCGATATTTTAAAGAAAGACATTATGAGTGTTCCTGAAGTAACCGATGTTTTGGCGCAAACCGGACGAAGCAACGATGGAACAGACCCGAATGGATTTGGATTTGTACAGTTTGCCGTCAATCTTAAACCTAAAGATGAATGGGAACGGAAGATCAGCTATGAAGAACTTACAGAAGAAATTGACAAAAAACTAAGGAATTATCAAGGAATAACATTTAATTATTCTCAACCTATTTCTGATAACGTTGCTGAAGCAGTTTCCGGTTTTAAAGCTGAAAATGGGATTAAAATTTATGGTGACAATCTTCAGACTTTGGATGAATTAGCGGATAAAGTTTTAAAATCAATAAAAGATGTTGACGGAGTTCGTGATGCAGGAATTATTAAAAATATCGGTCAGCCGGAAGTAAATGTCGTTTGGGACAGAAATAAAATGGCGGCTTACGGTGTAATGCCTGAAGATGCACAAACTGTTCTGGAAATGGCTTTTGGTGGAAAAACGGCTTCAGAAATGTATGATGGTGAAAGGAAATTCCCGATTCGTCTAAGATATTCTCACGAATATAGAAAAGATGAAAATGATATTGCTTCATTGATGATTCCAACGCAGGACGGAACAATGATTCCACTAAAAGAAGTTGGAAATATTGAAAAAAATAATGGAGCTGCATTTATTTACCGTGATGATATCAAACGTTATATCGGAATTAAATTCTCAATTCGTGACCGTGATTTAGGAGGAACGATTGCAGATGCGCAGAAAGAAGTTGCAAAAATTGATCTTCCAGAAGGCTATAAAGTGGGTTGGACTGGTCAGTTTGAAAACCAGCAAAGAGCAACATCAAGACTTACAGAAGTGGTGCCGATAAGTATTTTGGGAATATTTTTTCTGTTGTTTATCCTTTTCGGGAACATGAAAGATTCACTTCTAGTTTTGGCGAATGTACCTTTTGCTTTGATTGGTGGAATTATCGCTCTTCATTTAACCAGAATGAATTTCGGAATTTCTGCGGGAGTTGGGATGATTGCTTTATTGGGAATTTGTATTCAGAATGGAGTGATTTTGATTACAGAATTTCATCAGAATGTAAAAGACGGATTACCGTTGGATGAAGCTATATTTAACGGAGTAAAATCCCGAACAAGACCAGTAATTATGACGGCTTTAATGGCATCCATCGGATTATTGCCTGCCGCATTATCTACAGGAATCGGTTCTGAATCTCAAAAACCTTTGGCAATTGTAATTATTGGTGGTTTGATTACGGCAACGATTCTTACTTTATTAATCTTCCCAATTATCTTCTGGATTTTTAACAGAACAAAGAAGACAGAAGAAATTATTTAAGAAATTATCTTTCATTTACATTATATAGTTTGAAGCGCTGAAAAATTAATTTTTCAGCGCTTCTTTAATAAATATTAAAACTATGTAGAATTTGTGTCATTAAAATCCTAAACCAATTGTAAAGCCTCTTACAGTATTGGGGTAATTAGCTAATGATGTGGCAGAACCATTGGTTGTATTTACAGTATAAAGTTTAGTGTCTGCTCCTACTGAAGCAATTAAGTATGCCTTTTGGCTTGTACTTCCGATATCAAAACCATTGGCTCCCGTGATATTGATGCCTAAAGAACCCTGCTCAACCAACGTTCCGTTATTGGGTGGGGTTTGTAGATATAATTTGTCGGTAGAATGATCAATTACAAATAACGAAGTAGTTGTTGCGCCCGCAAAGTTGTTGGTGTAAGCTGCGGCACCTAAGGTTGGTGTTCCCGGATTAATAGTTCCATCAGTTGCGGTAATTCCTCCGGTAATAGGATCTAATCTTAAATTCTGCCCGGTGTTGCTTACCACTCTTATTTTATCAACAATAGGATTAAAATCAAAACCAAACTCAGTTCCAGCCAATAGAGTAGGGAACTGTGATCCTACTACGGTAGCTGCACCATTTCCTAAATTGATGGTGTAAATTCTGCTTGAGCTTCCTAATGCATACAATTGTCCGTTTAGAGGCCTGAAATCAATACCCAAAATATTTTCTCCAGATTGAAGACCTGTGATTGCTTTCGTTACAAGTTGAGGATTATTAGGATTAAAGATTTGCAATGAATTAGTATTGTCAACTGCATAAGCAACAGGATTTGTTGGAATTGCCAAATCGATTACTTTTTGTGAAAGATTTCCAATGTTTGTAGCTTTTCCGTTTGATAAATTTACGGTGTACAAAGTATTTTGTGTACCAGTTGTTGCCGCCATTACTGCTAAAGTATTATCCGGATTGATATCGAATGCAGCTTGTCCTGTAAAAGTGATACCCAGACTTCCTACTTCTACTAAAGTTCCATTATTGGGCGGATCTTGTTTAAAAAGTTTTCCTGAAGTAGCATCAAGGTCATATAATGTGGTAGAAGCTGCTCCCGAAATACTGTTGGTGTAAGCAATTCCCATAATGGAAGACGTGGTTGCAATATTCGTGTCAGTGGCTGCAATAGCACCAGTTTCCGGATGTAAACGAAGATTTTGTCCGGTGTTAGTTACTAATCTTATTCTGTCTACAGTAGGATTAAAATCAATTGAAGCAACGGTTCCTGAGATTACAGGTGAAAAAGACGTTGTACTTACCATTCTTGTAGAAGCGGTAGAAGTATTAATAATATAAAATTTGCTTGCGTTGGAAACAGCATATAGCTCTCCGGTTGCCGGTCTGAAATCAATACTTAGTAGTTTTTCTCCGGATGGAATTCCCATAATGGGTTTTGTAGAAGTAAATGTTGAAGAATTGTTGGTGTTAAAATAGACCAGTTGATTGTTTTCTGTTAAACCATAAACCATTGCGTTGGGTAGAGTAGTTGTAACAAGTTCTTCAGGCATCATATTTTCGTTATCATCGCAAGAAATTACCGTGACAAAAGCAAATATAGCCATGCAAAAATTGGATAGTTTTTTCATAATAATTTATTTTAAGTGGGTTTCTGATATCATTTACGAAAGAAAATTAGCCATGGATTTTTGCAAACCCTTTTTTTTATTGATTTTTTTTGCTTAAATTTGCATTCTGTTTAGAAAAAACAATCTGGTTTGTGACTTTCTGGGTTTAGTATGAAACTTTTTTTGATAAAAAGATTTTGGTATATAAAAATTCATTATATTTGCACACCGAAAATTTGAATAACAATAAAATAAATAATTTAAATCATGGCAAAGGAAACGTTTAATCGTAACAAACCACACTTGAACATTGGTACTATTGGTCACGTTGACCATGGTAAAACTACACTTACTGCAGCTATTTCTGCTGTATTAGCGAGCAAAGGTCTTGCTGAGAAAAAAGATTTCTCTGCTATTGACTCTGCTCCAGAAGAAAAAGAAAGAGGGATTACTATCAATACTGCTCACATCGAGTACGAAACTGAAAAAAGACACTATGCTCACGTTGACTGTCCAGGTCACGCGGATTACGTAAAGAACATGGTAACTGGTGCTGCTCAGATGGATGGAGCTATCGTAGTATGTGCTGCAACTGACGGACCAATGCCTCAGACTAGAGAGCACATCTTGCTTTGTCGTCAGGTAAACGTACCTAGAATTGTTGTTTTCATGAACAAAGTTGACATGGTAGACGATGCTGAATTATTAGAGCTAGTTGAAATGGAACTTAGAGACTTATTGTCTAC
Coding sequences within it:
- a CDS encoding response regulator transcription factor encodes the protein MNILLLEDDLILSAELSKFLESNQFTCDKIYDGETFLRQIKNNVYDLYLLDINVPKINGLDVCQTIRSFDKNTPIIIISAYGDISDKKDAFTRLADDYLVKPFQFEELLLRMNSLLRRKVPSDNIDLDIIRIDDLIINKTEQKVFRAGNEIALTLKEFQLLVYLAEAQGRTVSKQQITENVWEHNFNTNTNTVEVYINFLRKKIDKEYKVKLIHTRSGFGYYLNPL
- a CDS encoding HAMP domain-containing sensor histidine kinase, with the translated sequence MSLKRKIALTLSVSFSLLFGVVLIIIYISFNDFRREEFKDRFVRRLGFTTNFISKSKNFENEAPIFFNENSDNFLLNETILIFNGQKELIYSTIKDQKVTWSKELLTELDKKKDIYNEETVPEVYAALKNINGENYYILTSAYDTNGKSKLEYLKYLLITAFITCTLLIGFFSYYFMGKFLQPLEDLNKEISEVTAHKLTTQIPVEQSHDEISILANSFNTMIVRLNDVFQSQKDFTASASHEIRTPITRMAFQLENLIKLEQHSPETLSALKQMLKDVYQLSDLTNSLLLLTKFDKENIQSIYEEVRIDEVIFESFDRVQKSYPNLKMDFLISEETQENAFLTINGVQSLLDIVFINLLKNAAVYSDNADVKILITENETHLSVDVFSEGNTISEEEQPKLFEAFMRGNNSQNISGSGLGLRIAKRILEYHNANIQYNSPFENMNKFSVIFNK
- a CDS encoding TolC family protein; its protein translation is MNKIAGLFVVISSMISAQQQMSLLECENAFQQNNLQLLAEQYSINMADADILQAKIWELPQMSGYINAYNPQDKRVLDAGRAKGFEVTQLIYMGGKKKNEIAFAKSNKELAQLQFSQLLVELRTQLHTNYYNLYYEKLKLENTNKQLGYMNDLLKAYKVQSAKGNVSLKDEVRLQSIVIQLNNDKVNINKNLLEFEQNLKVLTGITENIEPEISDEEAKLVLTAQPFGDDDELKRKALENNADYLFILKLIDNSKLYAQWQKSLNVPDLNVGAEYDQASGTFNNEINLKVGIPIPLWKSNKGNVEKANYAIKQNQKNAEFQKLNLETKVQSAFQIWKTQYDQLAEIKSTDLSNLDLVYDGMLKNFRNGNISLIEFTDFMESYRQTALQIYDMKNDLMKSAIQLNQLVQTKIFY
- a CDS encoding efflux RND transporter periplasmic adaptor subunit encodes the protein MKKIIIPLFSALLLWSCSKPEIAKTPEPKGFELSNTMLESISTAKVENKNIEDSYSFYGKISADRNSYIDVFPLVGGNVMSVNVELGDYVRKGQVLATIRSTELAEVQKDVSDARTDLQVAKNNLRVAREMYEGKLNTERDVLEAKSQLQKAEDQMQRASAVSTVYNVKNGNIYSVLAPISGYIVHKDINKDMQLRSDRSENIFDVANTTNVWAIMNINEADIDKISLGMPAQVSTLSYPDKVFDGKIDKIFKIIDPETNAMQARVVLDNANGLLIPDSKATIKVSKSENKMALSIPSKAVIFDDDRSYVVVFKSRTDVKIKEIQVLKQLGEVTYVSEGLKEGENVITNNQLLIYRSLKN
- a CDS encoding efflux RND transporter permease subunit, which codes for MNKFIKNIISFSLKNKAFTFIWVAILAVAGFISFKNMPIEAFPDVTNTQIVIITQWDGRSAEEVERFVTTPIELAMSPVQKKTSVRSTTMFGLSIVKILFDDGVDDMFARNMVNNQLRNVSLPEGIDPEVQPPYGPTGEIFRYTLESKKKDSRELLTLQNWVIDRALRGVPGVADINVFGGQDKVFELSIDPRALDKYNLTPLQVYEAVTKSNLNVGGDVIEKNGQAYVVRGIGLVQSIEDIGNITIHNDSGNPILVKYVAEVHESSRPRVGQAGLNNQDDTVEGIVVMRKGENPREVLVGVKAKIKELNEKILPKDVKMVTFYDRDNLMDFTTETVMHNLMEGIILVTVIVLIFMADWRTTLIVSIIIPLSLLFAFLCLKMAGMSANLLSLGAVDFGIIIDGAVVMVEGIFVMLDHKAKKYGPERFNKMAKAGWIKQTGTGLGKAIFFSKLIIITSLIPIFSFQKVEGKMFSPLAFTLGFALLGALIFTLTLVPVLTHLLLNKNVKEKNNPFVNFWDRIVLKGFSFTFKHKKLSLIAAISFMAVALFSGKFLGTEFLPQLNEGSLWITAEMPMSSSLKESLKTADILKKDIMSVPEVTDVLAQTGRSNDGTDPNGFGFVQFAVNLKPKDEWERKISYEELTEEIDKKLRNYQGITFNYSQPISDNVAEAVSGFKAENGIKIYGDNLQTLDELADKVLKSIKDVDGVRDAGIIKNIGQPEVNVVWDRNKMAAYGVMPEDAQTVLEMAFGGKTASEMYDGERKFPIRLRYSHEYRKDENDIASLMIPTQDGTMIPLKEVGNIEKNNGAAFIYRDDIKRYIGIKFSIRDRDLGGTIADAQKEVAKIDLPEGYKVGWTGQFENQQRATSRLTEVVPISILGIFFLLFILFGNMKDSLLVLANVPFALIGGIIALHLTRMNFGISAGVGMIALLGICIQNGVILITEFHQNVKDGLPLDEAIFNGVKSRTRPVIMTALMASIGLLPAALSTGIGSESQKPLAIVIIGGLITATILTLLIFPIIFWIFNRTKKTEEII
- a CDS encoding DUF4394 domain-containing protein, encoding MKKLSNFCMAIFAFVTVISCDDNENMMPEELVTTTLPNAMVYGLTENNQLVYFNTNNSSTFTSTKPIMGIPSGEKLLSIDFRPATGELYAVSNASKFYIINTSTASTRMVSTTSFSPVISGTVASIDFNPTVDRIRLVTNTGQNLRLHPETGAIAATDTNIATTSSIMGIAYTNSISGAASTTLYDLDATSGKLFKQDPPNNGTLVEVGSLGITFTGQAAFDINPDNTLAVMAATTGTQNTLYTVNLSNGKATNIGNLSQKVIDLAIPTNPVAYAVDNTNSLQIFNPNNPQLVTKAITGLQSGENILGIDFRPLNGQLYALGSSSRIYTINLGNGAATVVGSQFPTLLAGTEFGFDFNPIVDKIRVVSNTGQNLRLDPITGGITATDGTINPGTPTLGAAAYTNNFAGATTTSLFVIDHSTDKLYLQTPPNNGTLVEQGSLGINITGANGFDIGSTSQKAYLIASVGADTKLYTVNTTNGSATSLANYPNTVRGFTIGLGF